One part of the Epinephelus fuscoguttatus linkage group LG12, E.fuscoguttatus.final_Chr_v1 genome encodes these proteins:
- the LOC125898601 gene encoding LOW QUALITY PROTEIN: serine/threonine-protein kinase pim-1-like (The sequence of the model RefSeq protein was modified relative to this genomic sequence to represent the inferred CDS: substituted 1 base at 1 genomic stop codon) gives MSAPVSLLGWYDLDQELILVLERPVPALDLLKYVKDNGGSLQEEEAKIILKQLFDAAHELXHQRIFHRDIKVADILIETGSNVPRVRIIDFGLSCFFKDKSTYRVFYGTSSHCPPEWHSSSTYTAGPTAVWQMGVVLFETLHRNTKFEMKKFLINELRISEEHCQDFLRARLSKDPNQHPTLEELKCHSWLR, from the exons ATGTCAGCGCCAGTGTCCCTACTGGGCTGGTACGATCTGGACCAGGAGCTGATCCTGGTGCTGGAGAGACCAGTTCCCGCCTTGGACCTGCTGAAATATGTCAAGGACAACGGGGGCTCCctacaggaggaggaggccaaG atCATACTGAAGCAGCTCTTCGATGCAGCACATGAACTTTAGCATCAGCGCATCTTCCACCGGGACATCAAGGTGGCAGATATCCTCATCGAGACCGGCTCAAATGTCCCACGCGTACGAATAATCGACTTTGGCCTGAGCTGCTTTTTCAAAGACAAGTCCACCTATCGCGTCTTCTACG GTACCTCTTCCCACTGCCCTCCAGAGTGGCACAGCAGCAGTACCTACACGGCTGGTCCCACCGCGGTGTGGCAGATGGGCGTGGTCCTGTTTGAGACACTCCACAGGAACACAAAGTTTGAGATGAAGAAGTTCCTGATAAATGAGCTGAGGATCAGCGAGGAGC ACTGCCAGGATTTCTTGAGGGCACGTTTGTCCAAAGACCCCAACCAGCATCCGACCCTGGAGGAGCTCAAATGTCACTCATGGCTGAGataa